In Prunus dulcis chromosome 2, ALMONDv2, whole genome shotgun sequence, a single genomic region encodes these proteins:
- the LOC117618266 gene encoding receptor-like protein EIX2 translates to MGPDFPKWLQTQKDFSYLDISDAGISDIFPSWFWSLCRNVRIMNLTSNQIRGTFANLTVEFSYFPRLHLSSNKLEGPIPSVLSITSYLDLSYNKLSGSISFLCSSAAIYLGFLDLSRNNVSGQVLDRLTHLENLVMLDLSYNALSGKIPTTIGSVFRIETLKLRSNRFVGQLPSSMTNCTRLEVIDVGDNNLSGPIPEWLGVSLKNLVLLMLSSNHLNGSLPSQLCHLIRIQNLDFSINNISGRIRPCLNNLTALSQKGDSSLTSTHYNNISTDQRSYFYNYDDDATFMWKGGMRTYKSTLGLVKRIDLSSNRLSGEIPSEIIHLVGLVSLNLLRNQLTGQITPEIGKLQSLDSLDLSRNHIYGRIPTSLAGIDRLGFLDLSYNNLSGKIPVGTQLQGFDPSVYARNLQLCEPPLKKMCADEEERGPSEQTDFINQEDKEELITLGFYIGMGLGFAVGFWGVCGTLIFSRT, encoded by the coding sequence ATGGGTCCAGATTTCCCAAAGTGGCTTCAAACTCAAAAGGATTTCTCATACCTTGATATTTCTGATGCTGGAATTTCTGACATCTTTCCAAGTTGGTTTTGGAGTTTATGTCGTAATGTGAGAATTATGAATCTCACAAGCAACCAAATTAGAGGTACATTTGCAAATTTGACAGTGGAATTTTCATATTTCCCTAGACTACATCTGAGTTCGAACAAGTTGGAAGGTCCAATCCCTTCAGTTCTATCAATAACCTCATATCTAGATCTCTCTTATAATAAACTTTCAGGGTCAATTTCATTCTTGTGTTCAAGTGCAGCTATTTATTTAGGCTTTCTTGACCTCTCAAGAAACAATGTTTCTGGACAAGTTCTAGATCGCTTGACACATTTGGAGAATCTAGTCATGCTTGATTTGAGTTACAATGCTTTGTCTGGGAAAATTCCTACAACAATAGGCTCTGTATTTCGGATTGAAACACTCAAATTAAGAAGCAATAGATTTGTGGGACAATTGCCTTCGTCGATGACGAATTGCACAAGGTTAGAAGTCATTGATGTTGGGGATAATAACTTATCTGGACCAATACCTGAATGGTTAGGAGTTAGCTTAAAGAATTTGGTTCTCTTGATGCTTTCGTCTAATCACTTGAATGGAAGCCTGCCCTCACAATTATGCCATCTAATACGaattcaaaatttggatttCTCTATAAACAACATCTCTGGAAGAATACGTCCATGCCTCAACAATTTGACTGCTCTGTCTCAGAAAGGAGATTCAAGTCTAACCAGCACACATTATAATAACATTTCTACTGATCAACgttcatatttttataattatgaCGATGATGCAACCTTCATGTGGAAAGGAGGAATGCGGACATATAAAAGTACTTTGGGGCTTGTGAAGAGAATTGATCTGTCAAGCAATAGATTATCCGGGGAGATTCCAAGTGAAATCATTCATCTTGTTGGGTTGGTTTCTTTAAACCTATTGAGAAACCAATTAACAGGTCAAATAACTCCAGAGATCGGAAAGTTGCAATCATTGGATTCTCTTGATTTGTCAAGAAACCATATATACGGAAGAATTCCAACAAGCCTTGCTGGGATAGATCGTCTTGGTTTCTTGGACTTGTCATATAACAACTTGTCTGGCAAAATTCCAGTCGGGACTCAGCTCCAAGGCTTTGATCCCTCTGTTTATGCCAGGAATCTTCAACTCTGTGAACCTCCACTTAAAAAGATGTGTGCTGATGAAGAGGAAAGAGGTCCAAGTGAGCAAACTGACTTCATCAACCAAGAGGACAAGGAAGAGCTAATAACACTGGGATTCTACATTGGTATGGGGCTTGGATTTGCTGTCGGGTTTTGGGGAGTTTGCGGCACCTTgatattttcaagaacatga